In Mycolicibacterium gadium, the genomic window GGACCCTGCGGGCCTCGGCAGGCCGGGTGGCTTGCGGCGTCGAAATCCGGATCGTCGACGACGCGGGCGCGGTGCTGCCGAACGACGGTAAAGCAGTGGGAGAGATAGAAGTTCGCGGACCCTGGATCACGGGATCGTATTACCAGAATGCGGACAATGCGAAGTTTCACGACGGCTGGCTGCGTACCGGCGACGTCGGTCGAGTCGACCCGCAGGGATTCATCACGCTCACCGACCGCGCCAAGGACGTGATCAAGTCGGGCGGTGAGTGGATCTCGTCGGTGGAACTCGAGCTGTGCATCATGGAACATCCCGCGGTGCTGGAGGCCGCTGTGGTGGCGGTGCCCGACGAGCGTTGGCAGGAGCGACCGCTGGCGGCCGTTGTGATCAAGAACGACGCGTCATCCAGTGCGCAGGAGCTGCGAGACCACTTGTGCGACAAGGTGGCCCGCTTCTGGCTGCCGGAGCGGTGGACCTTCATCGACGAGGTGCCGAAGACCAGCGTCGGCAAGTTCGACAAGAAGCACATCCGCTCGCTCTACGCCGACGGCGTGTACGACGTCGTCGAGTGCCGGGACTGACTCAACTGGTCGCGGTCAATGCCCACCGGATTCCGCCGACGACGACACGGCCAGACAGCCGGATGAGCGTGGCCTCGACCGGCGGAAAGTAGGGCAGCCGCAGCGGCAGCCGTGCCCATGGCGGCAACATCGCCACCGACGTCGCCGCGAGCAGACCGTACGGGGCTCGCGCGACGACGGGCAGCGGGGGAGTCAACAACAAATAGCGGGCGGCCTCTCGGGCCGACTGTGTGCTCGTCAACTCCGGGCGGAAGGCTTCGATGCGTTCGGCCAGTTCCCGCTCGGTCCGCGGCGGGTCGATGACACCGAGTGCCGTGGCGACGCGTGCGGTGTCGGCCACATATCCGTCACGGCCACTCTGATCGAGCGGGTGTGCCCCGTAAAGCTGGTGCGCGAGCAGGAAGCTGTCGATCTCCGCGATGTGAACCCACTCGAGCAGGTGCGGGTCTCCGGCGGCGTAGGGCGTGCCATCGGGAGCCACACCGCTCACCCGCCGGTGGATGCCGCGCACCTTGTCCACTGCCCGCTGTGCGTCGGCGGCAGGACCGAAGGTGGTCACGGCCAGAAAGGTGCTGGTGCGCTGAAGCCGACCCCACGGGTCACCCCGGTAGTCGGAGTGCTGGGCGACGCCCGCCATCGCAAGCGGATGCAGGGACTGCAACAGGAGCGCGCGCAGCCCGCCGACGAACATCGACGCGTCGGCGTGCACACGGCGAATCGGGCGATCCTCGTCGAACCACCGCGGGCCGGGTGTGTCGTGAATGCGGGAACGCTTCGCCGGCCCGTCCGGGCCCGCAACCAAACCGAACAGGCTGCGTCCCAGCTGCTTCCGCACGGCTCCAACGTCCGGCAACACCGTCATGACTCAACCGTACGGGAGGGTGACGGTGCTGCCCTGCCGACCGATCGACCGGCCGGAATTGCCCATTGCGCCGCTGATCGGTGCTTTACTCGGGACTATGCGACACACGACGCGGATTTTGACGCTGACGGCAGCGATGGCTTTGGCGACACCTCCTGCGGCCGCGCTCGCCGACGGGAGCGGCGACGCGGGGGTCACTGCTGGCTCTGGCGGCACCGTGCTGCCGTTCTCCCAGATTTTGCGCCGTTGCGATTTCAGCGAGACCGATTACAACGGCCCCACCGGCTACGGGAGGCCGCTGGGCACCTTGCGATCGGACGGATCCACGCTGACCGCCGATGTGCAGATCGCGACGGCAATACCGAACATGCATTACGACGTCAGGCTGATCCAGGTGCCCCGGCCCTCCGCGACGCCCTGTTGGGGTGCGGACCCTGGCGTCGCGCAGGGTTCCTTGAACACCGACGCAGGAGGGGCGGCATCGACGACCCTCCAGGACGCGATCGAGCCGGGAGCGACAGGCGCCTGGGTGTTCATCAGTCGCCCGGACAGGTTCTCGCAGAATCCGGCAGAGTTCTACACGACGGACTTGATCGCTCCGATCTGATACGCGAAAGCCTTGGAGGCGAAGATCTTTCGCAAGAACTCAAGCCGGCACCACTACCGTCAAGTGATTGCCTTCGCGTTCGATGCGCATGCCGGCGCGCCGCCCGATCGTCGCTACTGCGGCCGCGGTGTCAGGCTCGGATCGGGTGGAGGCCAGCACGCGGGCCAGCCGTCCCTTGTGCGCCTTGTTGAAGTGGCTGACCACCGTGCGCTTGCCGTCGGAATTCTCCGAGACGACATCGACCCGCACGGCATCGGGCAACCTGCCGAGCGACGCGTACGAGCCTGACCGCAGGTCGACGACCAGCTCGTGCGCTGCGACCCTGTCGAGCGCCGGCTCGAGCAGAGGTCGCCAGCGCGTCGACAGAGCGGGCTGTCCGGGCAGCTTCGATGTCGCGGAGAGCCGGTATGCGGGTATGTGATCGTCGGCGTGCAGTAGCCCGAACAGTGCCGATCCGACCGCGAGCCTGGCCCGGGCACGGCTCGCCGCGACGCCCGTCAGCGATGCGATGTCGAGCGCGTCGTACAACACGCCGGTGTAGCGGTCGATCGCAGGCAGCGTCGCCGCATCGCATAGTGCGGCGTTGCGTTCGATCTCGGCGTGCTGAGAAGCCGAGAGCCCGAGCGCGCGACTGCACGCCGACTCGTCGGCGGCCAGCTCGACCAGCTCGTCGACGAGTTCGGCCCGCAGCCTCGTCAGCTCGGGGTATGACAGCAAGTCCAGGCGCAGCGGTGGCCCGTCGCCGCCGGGATGCTTGGTCTCCGACGGCGGCAGCAGCACGATCACGCCGCAGACGTTATCGCGCCCTTCGGTCAGGCCGGTGGCGCCGGGGCACCGGGGGGTGGGGGCAGGGGCGCACCCGGCGGCGGGGGCAGCGGTGCGCCGGGCGGAGGCGGTGCCATCGGTGGTGCGGGTGGGGGAGGCGGCGCCAACATCGGATCAACCGGGCCGGCCAACGGTGGTGCGGGCGGCGGCGGCGGTGGCGGTGCCATCGGCGGTGCCGGGGGCATCGGCGCCTGCTGATTCATCAGCACGACCGGGGCGCCGGGAGGCGGTGGCACCTGATCGGGCGGCATCGGCAGGAACATGTGGTTGGTGAACTGCGACTGATAGGCGCCGCCGCCACCGACCTTGACTCCGCCACCTTCTCCGGAGGACACCGGCGTGCCGTCAGGCAGCGTCGCGGCGGTGTGGCCGCCGTTCCAGCCCACGTTGAGCGCGCCGGGTTGCGTGCCGTACTGGAAGCCACGCGCAAGCAGTGCCTGCTCGATGTTCCCGGTGTGGAACCGGTCCCCGTAGACGGGGCGTCCGGTCGCCGCGTTGGTGACCCAGGAGACCAGTCCTGAGCAGTCGGTACCGGCCGGGGAATCCCCACCGGTGACGTAGGGCGTGCCGGACACGGAATTGACTAGCGTCAAAAGCGTTGCAACAGCAAACATGACGCCGGACGTTAACAGAGCGATTTGTAGGCTGCCAAAATCTGTGATCACGTTCACCGAATATGGTGTGATCGCGGACACAGTACCGGAATTCGGTGTGCCACTTCACTCAACTTCGGCCGGGAAATGGAGTATTCGCCAATTTGTTTGCTGTTCGTGACCGTTGCGTTAGCGATTTATGTTGGAGAGAGCAACTATTGGTGACAGTGATACTATTTGAACGGGAAAGAAGTTACGAAAAGCATTGCAATGCAATCAATTACACCGGCTAATCCAACGTTGAACAGCGGCGCTCACCCGTAGGCAAGCAGCAGTGGGACGTTCTGCTCGGCGCTCGTCAGCGAGCCATGATGGCCGATCAACGAAGACTCCAGTGGCTCGACCGTTCGTCTCAGCAAACCTACAGAACCGCGGGCTGCGGCTACGACTTCGCCGATGCGGCTTCGCGTCGTGTCGCTGACACGCTCGCCGAACCAGCCGGCGGCAATAGCCTCGTCGCGCGAGACCACCCATGCCCGACTCGCGAGCGTCGCCCGCCATGTCGCCAACACGTCGTCGGCCGCGCCGGGGGCTACATATATATGTCGCGCCCGAGCCTCGCCCCCGATCTCGGTCACACCAACGGTGAGCGAGTCGTCGCTGTCGATGTCGACGTCGTCGGTGCCGACCGTGACCATCCCATGGTCGGCCACGACTGCGAGAAGTCCTCCGGGCGGCAGGGCC contains:
- a CDS encoding oxygenase MpaB family protein; its protein translation is MTVLPDVGAVRKQLGRSLFGLVAGPDGPAKRSRIHDTPGPRWFDEDRPIRRVHADASMFVGGLRALLLQSLHPLAMAGVAQHSDYRGDPWGRLQRTSTFLAVTTFGPAADAQRAVDKVRGIHRRVSGVAPDGTPYAAGDPHLLEWVHIAEIDSFLLAHQLYGAHPLDQSGRDGYVADTARVATALGVIDPPRTERELAERIEAFRPELTSTQSAREAARYLLLTPPLPVVARAPYGLLAATSVAMLPPWARLPLRLPYFPPVEATLIRLSGRVVVGGIRWALTATS
- the yaaA gene encoding peroxide stress protein YaaA, producing the protein MIVLLPPSETKHPGGDGPPLRLDLLSYPELTRLRAELVDELVELAADESACSRALGLSASQHAEIERNAALCDAATLPAIDRYTGVLYDALDIASLTGVAASRARARLAVGSALFGLLHADDHIPAYRLSATSKLPGQPALSTRWRPLLEPALDRVAAHELVVDLRSGSYASLGRLPDAVRVDVVSENSDGKRTVVSHFNKAHKGRLARVLASTRSEPDTAAAVATIGRRAGMRIEREGNHLTVVVPA
- a CDS encoding NlpC/P60 family protein, encoding MFAVATLLTLVNSVSGTPYVTGGDSPAGTDCSGLVSWVTNAATGRPVYGDRFHTGNIEQALLARGFQYGTQPGALNVGWNGGHTAATLPDGTPVSSGEGGGVKVGGGGAYQSQFTNHMFLPMPPDQVPPPPGAPVVLMNQQAPMPPAPPMAPPPPPPPAPPLAGPVDPMLAPPPPPAPPMAPPPPGAPLPPPPGAPLPPPPGAPAPPA